The window GACAACTGGCAGCAGGACGTGCTCGACGCCGACGGCCCCGTGCTCGTCGACTTCTGGGCGGAATGGTGTGGCCCGTGCCGCATGGTCTCGCCGATCCTGGACGAGATCCAGTCGGAGCACCCCGGCAAGATCACGATCCTCAAGCTCAACGTCGATGAGAACCCCGAGCTGGCGATGAAGTACCAGATCACGTCGATCCCCGCGATGAAGGTGTTCCGCAAGGGTGAGGTCGAGAAGACGATCATCGGCGCCAAGCCGAAGTTCGCGCTCGAGCAGGACCTCGCGTCCTACATCGGCTGATTCAGCCGCACGGCGAAGGCCCGGTCAGATTCAATCTGATCGGGCCTTTTCGTTGTCTCAGAGTCAGGATGCCTCGGCGCGCACCGTGGCATCCCACCGGCGATGCGGCTCGGACCCGAGCAGCCGCCACACCGCGCGGGTGAGCTCTGGATAGTCCAGGGCGATCTGGCGCAGCACCCGGTAATTGCGCGCTTCAGTGGGGCGCGTGCCGCCGTCTGCGGCGATGTTCTCGGCGCGCAGGATCAGCACCACGAGCTCATCGACACTGGGCAGGTCCTCCATGAAATCCCAGGGATCCTCGCCCGCGCGCAGCCGTTCGTGTACCAGCACGGACAGCTCGTCCGTCGCCTCGGCGCGCAGCAGCTCGAGGCTCGCCCGGCGAGGGACGTTGTGCTCGTGTGCTGTCATTCTTCAAGCCTACGTGGGGCCGGCGGGGTCGGCGTCAGCGCGCGCCGAACTCGGTCTCGCCGATCTCCTCGAGGATGCGGTTCAGGTCCTGGATCGTGGCGAAATCGATTACGACCTGGCCTTTTCGTGCGCTGATGTTGATCTTGACCTTGGTGTTCAGGCGGTCACCCAGTCGCTCGGCCACCTCGTCCAGGTGAGCGCGACGCGCTCCGGCCTTCGTCGCGCCGCGACGGGTCGAACCGGCATCCACCGACTTCGCGGCAGCTTCCGCGGCCCGCACGGAGAGGTCCTCGTTGACGATCTTGTCTGCCAGGCGCTGCATCGCCTCGGGGTCCTCGAGTGACAGCACCGCCCGTGCGTGACCCGCGCTGAGCACACCCGCTGCCACCCGCTGCTGCACCGGCATGGGGAGCTTCAGCAGGCGGATCGTGTTGCTGATCTGCGGCCGGGAGCGACCGATGCGCGTGGCCAGCTCCTCCTGCGTGATGCCGAAGTCCTCGAGCAGCTGCTGGTACGCGGATGCCTCTTCGAGCGGGTTGAGCTGCGAGCGGTGCAGGTTCTCCAGCAGCGCGTCGCGCAGCAGGTGCTCGTCCTCGGTGTCGCGCACGATCGCAGGGATCGAGGTGAGGCCGGCCTCACGGGAAGCGCGGGTGCGGCGCTCACCCATGATCAGCTCGTACTGGCCGTTTTCGTTGGTGCGCACCACGACCGGCTGC is drawn from Microbacterium sp. zg-B96 and contains these coding sequences:
- the trxA gene encoding thioredoxin; its protein translation is MTAKATTTDNWQQDVLDADGPVLVDFWAEWCGPCRMVSPILDEIQSEHPGKITILKLNVDENPELAMKYQITSIPAMKVFRKGEVEKTIIGAKPKFALEQDLASYIG
- a CDS encoding tryptophan synthase subunit alpha → MTAHEHNVPRRASLELLRAEATDELSVLVHERLRAGEDPWDFMEDLPSVDELVVLILRAENIAADGGTRPTEARNYRVLRQIALDYPELTRAVWRLLGSEPHRRWDATVRAEAS
- a CDS encoding ParB/RepB/Spo0J family partition protein, encoding MAKRTGLGRGIGALIPTAEPSEARPVDVFFPGVSRRAVAEAALLEADAAKNADATDGTPGSNGSDAATAPTDVITPDTVDPDAAGTDAPDAPGTDAPDAPGTDAPDAPEGAANGSAPEAPAPELLPIPGTRLIHVDPNDIVPNPRQPRTNFDSDDLAELVHSVREFGVLQPVVVRTNENGQYELIMGERRTRASREAGLTSIPAIVRDTEDEHLLRDALLENLHRSQLNPLEEASAYQQLLEDFGITQEELATRIGRSRPQISNTIRLLKLPMPVQQRVAAGVLSAGHARAVLSLEDPEAMQRLADKIVNEDLSVRAAEAAAKSVDAGSTRRGATKAGARRAHLDEVAERLGDRLNTKVKINISARKGQVVIDFATIQDLNRILEEIGETEFGAR